A portion of the Rhodococcus pseudokoreensis genome contains these proteins:
- a CDS encoding class II glutamine amidotransferase, whose product MAYSGDPVLVEDLLFRPVHSLIDQSLHSRMGATTTNGDGFGIGWYGDGPTPALFKCVEPAWNERNLQEISRQIRTPLLFAHVRAATGTPVQRSNCHPFRHGNWLWMHNGALRGFAEMKRDLTLAVDPSLYPQIDGSTDSETLFFLALTFGLTDDPFSAVARAVGFVEDVGARHGIENPVQATIATTDGVSLWVFRYSTEQQSRSLFFSTAMDKVRALHPEVEVLHRLGDETRFVASEPLRDLEGLWQEVPESHAAVIRPGDDEIRPFLPVPPGR is encoded by the coding sequence ATGGCATACTCCGGCGATCCGGTCCTCGTCGAGGACCTCCTGTTCAGGCCGGTCCATTCCCTGATCGACCAGAGCTTGCACTCCCGCATGGGTGCGACCACCACGAACGGTGACGGGTTCGGCATCGGCTGGTACGGAGACGGCCCCACCCCGGCCCTGTTCAAGTGCGTCGAACCCGCGTGGAACGAACGCAACCTGCAGGAGATCTCCCGCCAGATCCGGACGCCGCTGCTGTTCGCGCATGTGCGGGCCGCGACGGGAACCCCGGTGCAGCGCAGCAACTGTCATCCCTTCCGGCACGGCAACTGGCTGTGGATGCACAACGGTGCACTGCGCGGATTCGCCGAGATGAAGCGCGATCTGACCCTGGCCGTCGACCCGAGCCTCTACCCGCAGATCGACGGATCGACCGATTCCGAGACGCTGTTCTTCCTGGCACTGACGTTCGGGCTCACCGACGACCCGTTCAGCGCCGTCGCCCGCGCCGTCGGGTTCGTGGAGGACGTCGGCGCCCGGCACGGGATCGAGAACCCGGTGCAGGCGACGATCGCCACCACCGACGGCGTCTCCCTCTGGGTGTTCCGGTACTCGACCGAACAGCAGTCGCGGTCGCTGTTCTTCTCCACCGCGATGGACAAGGTGCGCGCCCTGCACCCGGAGGTCGAGGTGCTCCACCGGTTGGGCGACGAAACCCGGTTCGTGGCGTCCGAACCGCTGCGCGACCTCGAGGGCCTCTGGCAGGAGGTGCCCGAGTCCCATGCCGCGGTCATCCGCCCCGGCGACGACGAGATCCGGCCGTTTCTGCCCGTCCCACCCGGCCGCTGA
- a CDS encoding DUF7144 family membrane protein, whose translation MTSIADPTPPAAGPARTSPQLGAAVLLVTVGVLEILQGLSAVSKDEVFVVEAGYTYEFDVTSWGWTHIVLGALVAAAGVALLAGVTWARGAAFVICGLSIVVNFLWLPYYPMWAITLIALDAVVIWAVAAWHPQRERV comes from the coding sequence ATGACATCGATCGCGGATCCGACGCCGCCGGCAGCGGGTCCCGCCCGCACCTCACCGCAACTGGGCGCCGCGGTTCTCCTCGTCACCGTCGGTGTGCTCGAGATCCTGCAGGGCCTGTCCGCCGTGTCCAAGGACGAAGTATTCGTCGTCGAGGCCGGCTACACGTACGAATTCGACGTCACCTCGTGGGGGTGGACCCACATCGTGCTCGGGGCGCTGGTCGCCGCGGCGGGTGTCGCCCTGCTCGCCGGGGTGACGTGGGCCCGGGGCGCCGCGTTCGTGATCTGCGGGCTGTCGATCGTCGTCAACTTCCTGTGGCTGCCGTACTACCCGATGTGGGCGATCACCCTCATCGCGCTCGACGCGGTCGTGATCTGGGCGGTGGCGGCCTGGCATCCCCAACGAGAGCGCGTCTGA
- a CDS encoding GNAT family N-acetyltransferase — translation MSADAVSFEFVHTSRESFPQLQRWLREPHVARFWNHDTADADIERDFGGSIDGTEPCEDFLVLRGGVPFGFIQRYRIADYPEDLALLTALVEIPPGSISIDYFVGDPGRIGQGLGTAMIRAFVDKCRADLPDATAIVVPVVVPNRASWRALENAGFRCVAEGYLPPDNPIDDGSHYISRLDLLE, via the coding sequence GTGAGCGCCGACGCAGTCTCCTTCGAGTTCGTCCACACTAGCCGCGAATCCTTCCCTCAACTGCAACGATGGCTCCGCGAACCGCACGTCGCGCGGTTCTGGAACCACGACACCGCGGACGCGGACATCGAGCGCGATTTCGGCGGCAGCATCGACGGCACCGAACCCTGCGAGGACTTCCTCGTGCTGCGAGGCGGCGTGCCGTTCGGCTTCATCCAGCGCTACCGGATCGCCGACTATCCCGAGGACCTCGCACTCCTCACCGCCCTCGTCGAGATCCCACCGGGCAGCATCTCCATCGACTACTTCGTCGGCGACCCCGGGCGGATCGGCCAGGGTCTGGGAACCGCGATGATCCGGGCGTTCGTCGACAAGTGCCGCGCCGACCTACCGGACGCCACCGCGATCGTCGTCCCCGTCGTCGTCCCCAACCGGGCGTCGTGGCGGGCGCTGGAGAATGCCGGCTTCCGATGCGTCGCCGAGGGCTACCTCCCACCCGACAATCCGATCGATGACGGAAGCCACTACATCAGCCGACTCGACCTGCTTGAATGA
- a CDS encoding APC family permease, producing the protein MDDMASEPVDGRDAGGGAPAGAQAMTVRGAAFLGVGSMVGAGIFALLGEAGAVAGSAVWLSFLLAGVVATLQGYAIAKLGARYPSSGGIVTFLLQGYGRGHITAITSWLLYFAALIVTAMVAVSFGSYGAALFFDDSGVWSRILTSAVVVLVAAINIAGTKFIDRVQTAIVVILLAVFAVFVVVTLAQLDPSLLAPSTYPPTVDIVGSVALTFFAYLGFTVISFTGGDLPDPSRNLPRAMYLALGVTILLYVLISLGVFGTLTVQEVVDNGDTALAVAAQPALGDAGFAIMALAALLATSSSVNANVYAAAGSTAKLAESGTFPPVFGSRAWVGGTRGLTISVALILLLANLVDLTAIASLGSAVALAIFLVTSIAAYRLRHETDSRAGILVAGIVLTVVVLVVFAVQTLLTAPETFAAMIGIVVLAVALELFWSAVRARRASRTQ; encoded by the coding sequence ATGGACGACATGGCCAGTGAACCCGTCGACGGACGCGACGCCGGCGGGGGTGCCCCCGCGGGCGCCCAGGCCATGACGGTGCGCGGCGCCGCGTTTCTCGGCGTCGGCTCGATGGTCGGAGCCGGCATCTTCGCCCTCCTCGGGGAAGCCGGGGCGGTGGCCGGCTCCGCGGTGTGGCTCTCATTCCTGCTGGCCGGAGTGGTGGCCACCTTGCAGGGTTACGCCATCGCGAAGTTGGGGGCGCGCTACCCGTCCTCGGGCGGCATCGTGACATTCCTGCTGCAGGGGTACGGCCGCGGGCACATCACCGCGATCACCTCATGGCTGCTCTACTTCGCGGCGCTCATCGTCACCGCCATGGTCGCCGTCTCGTTCGGGAGTTACGGCGCCGCACTGTTCTTCGACGATTCCGGCGTGTGGAGCCGCATCCTCACGTCCGCCGTGGTCGTGCTCGTGGCGGCGATCAACATCGCAGGCACCAAGTTCATCGACCGCGTCCAGACCGCGATCGTGGTGATCCTCCTCGCGGTGTTCGCCGTCTTCGTCGTCGTCACTCTCGCTCAACTCGACCCGAGCCTGCTGGCACCGTCCACCTACCCGCCGACGGTGGATATCGTCGGCAGCGTGGCGCTGACCTTCTTCGCCTACCTGGGCTTCACCGTCATCAGTTTCACCGGCGGCGACCTTCCCGACCCGAGCCGCAACCTGCCTCGCGCGATGTATCTGGCCTTGGGTGTCACGATCCTCCTGTACGTGCTGATCTCCCTCGGAGTCTTCGGAACCCTGACCGTGCAGGAGGTCGTCGACAACGGCGATACGGCCCTCGCCGTGGCGGCCCAACCTGCTCTCGGTGACGCCGGTTTCGCGATCATGGCCCTCGCGGCGCTGCTGGCCACCTCCTCCTCGGTCAACGCCAACGTCTACGCAGCGGCCGGCTCCACCGCCAAACTCGCCGAATCCGGAACCTTTCCACCGGTGTTCGGTAGTCGAGCATGGGTCGGGGGGACTCGCGGGTTGACCATCTCGGTCGCGCTGATCCTGCTCCTGGCGAACCTGGTGGATCTCACCGCCATCGCCTCCCTCGGCAGCGCCGTGGCGCTCGCAATCTTTCTCGTGACGTCGATCGCGGCCTACCGGCTCCGTCACGAAACGGATTCCCGCGCAGGCATCCTCGTCGCCGGAATCGTGTTGACCGTCGTTGTTCTCGTCGTCTTCGCCGTGCAGACGCTGCTGACCGCCCCGGAGACGTTCGCGGCGATGATCGGGATCGTGGTGCTGGCGGTAGCGCTCGAGTTGTTCTGGAGCGCAGTGCGCGCTCGCCGGGCGTCCCGCACGCAGTGA